Proteins from one Apis cerana isolate GH-2021 linkage group LG11, AcerK_1.0, whole genome shotgun sequence genomic window:
- the LOC107998595 gene encoding GPI inositol-deacylase isoform X1, which produces MFQTKSILFYIIFFLFLMLFLLFYILGIVRYITDFEENTCDMTYMFEYPQYVRISLNNEIEERYPRYGLYAYGEGFVTEKLRRMYFSGIPVLFIPGNLGSHEQVRSLASVSLRKSLKDRTPFHFDYFTVSIGKDYSALYGGVLIEETMYVSYCIQKILSLYKSKIDNIVLIGHSMGGIIAKGSVLMTPNINASVASIIITLATPHTPTLALDYTFVNYYKNLEKRLNDIKDAGINVISIGGGPRDTLITSTQILDPTADINVISNVIPDVWKSVDHLSILWCKQLVLSIVHSLFDSVNYAQKPPKIFSTTNERMQALSYHFYHRTSGKRLYFYKEIIQFETDGEWIENIQRHYTWSNKNSFKKTSSIYLMIRLSGQPDYLTIDTKNLESKDWLFACTASNIQGQSRICNWGWNLTNKTRILSDPLHRIRKTVDLNLQEIKYPGVTHIVIRITPENLEKYVTINVDLYSYDTRFIFIKNNLFLLKNLFILPQIKKSHPGHIRYYASFDNFVDVIAVELKASGCTDPKHAIVELIEPWSIGVTQIQFFTVIDNGPKMMKIQTKNKYSNISPNLRITLDPACSYVINIQKGGIIDQISCIVRDRWYLLYTTIISLLLLFLSTRINHGHNQTPIIIITIFLSFCYNLIFECLIALAIICVFTIGLCCCIIFFGSVAHNIAVRFLARVITFSTTWSDWLLGGLNQLPFITTILVLSLIPATCGALAMLISIFLYFLNLTKMYEDYLEELLMASLQHFNWIRHFRSTKDNSEDTRQKIFNHLIFFILWCFTAIPAVPSVLVWAKNFSYNMKLSSEDSLLLQSWIILVTCSTMGWVQLPSNNHKSRSQILSSILCFLGWVVLLMGAAPHPPFYQYCIPPIVAGTISIIALNFIFS; this is translated from the exons atgtttcaaacaaaatctatattattttatattatattttttttatttttaatgttgtttcttttattctacATACTTGGAATTGTTCGTTATATTAcggattttgaagaaaatacttGCGATATGACATATATGTTTGAATATCCACAATATGTG AGAATCTccttaaataatgaaatagaagAACGATACCCAAGATATGGATTATATGCATATGGAGAAGGTTTTGTTACTGAAAAACTTAGAAGAATGTACTTCTCAGGAATACCTGTACTTTTTATACCTGGCAATCTTGGATCTCATGAGCAAG TAAGATCTCTTGCTTCTGTCAGTTtgagaaaaagtttaaaagatagGACtccatttcattttgattattttactgTTTCAATAGGCAAAGATTATTCTGCTTTATATGGAg gtGTATTGATTGAAGAAACAATGTATGTTTCATattgtatacaaaaaatattaagtttatataaatctaaaatagatAACATTGTGCTTATAGGACATTCAATg ggAGGTATTATAGCTAAAGGTTCTGTTTTGATGACTCCAAATATAAATGCTAGTGTtgcaagtattattattactttagcTACTCCTCATACACCTACATTAGCATTGGACTAtacttttgttaattattataaaaatttagaaaaacgcttaaatgatataaaagatgcAGGAATAAATGTGATATCAATAGGAGGTGGACCACGAGATACACTCATAACATCAACACAAATTTTAGATCCTACAGcagatattaatgttatttctaATGTTATACCAGATGTTTGGAAATCTGTAGATCATCTTAGTATTTTATGGTGTAAACAATTAGTATTATCTATTGTGCATTCATTATTTGATTCTGTTAATTATGCTCAAAAACCacctaaaatattttctacaacTAATGAAAGAATGCAAGcattatcatatcatttttatcat cgTACTTCtggaaaaagattatatttttataaagaaataatacaatttgaaaCTGATGGTGAATGGATAGAGAATATTCAAAGACATTATACATggagtaataaaaattcatttaaaaaaacatcttCTATTTATCTTATGATTAGATTAAGTGGACAACCAGATTATTTAACTATTGatactaaaaatttagaatctaaAGATTGGTTATTTGCATGTACAGCATCTAATATACAAGGACAATCAAGAATttg caATTGGGGTTGGAACTTgacaaataaaacaagaattttatCAGATCCTTTACACCGTATAAGAAAAACTgttgatttaaatttgcaaGAGATAAAATATCCTGGTGTAACACATATTGTAATAAGAATTACAccagaaaatttagaaaaatatgttacaataaatgtagatttatattcttatgatacaagatttatatttattaagaataatctatttttattgaaaaatttatttattttacctcaaataaaaaaatctcatcCTGGacatattagatattatgctagttttgataattttgtagATGTTATTGCTGTTGAACTTAAAGCATCTGGATGTACGGATCCAAAACATGCAATTGTTGAATTAATAGAACCATGGAGTATTGGAGTTacacaaattcaattttttacagtTAT agatAATGGAccaaaaatgatgaaaattcaaactaaaaataagtattctaatatttctccaaatttaagaataactCTAGATCCTGCATGttcatatgtaattaatattcaaaaaggtGGAATTATAGATCAAATATCTTGTATTGTAAGAGATCGCTGGTATTTATTGTATACAACAATTATTAGTttacttttgttatttttgtctACAAGAATCAATCATGGCCATAATCAAactccaataataataattacgatatttctgtcgttttgttataatttaatatttgaatgtttAATTGCTTTGGCAATTATTTGTGTATTTACTATTGGACTCTGCTGTTGCATTATATTCTTTGGCTCAGTAGCTCATAATATTGCTGTgag atttctagCACGTGTAATAACTTTTTCAACAACATGGTCAGATTGGCTGCTTGGAGGATTAAATCAATTACCATTTATTACTACAATTCttgttttatctttaattccaGCAACATGTGGAGCTTTAGCTatgttaatttctatttttctttattttttaaatttgacgaAAATGTATGAAGATTATTTAGAAGAACTTTTAATGGCTTCATTACAACATTTTAATTGGATAAGACACTTTAGAAGTACAAAAGATAATTCTGAAGATACaagacaaaaaatattcaatcatcttattttttttatactttggtGTTTTACTGCTATTCCAGCTGTACCATCTGTACTTGTTTGGGCAAAAAATTTCag TTACAATATGAAACTTTCTTCGGAAGATTCTTTATTACTTCAAAGCTGGATAATTTTAGTAACATGTAGTACAATGGGATGGGTGCAGCTTCCttctaataatcataaaagtcGATCtcaaatattatcaagtatattatgttttttaggTTGGGTAGTACTTTTAATGGGAGCAGCACCTCATCCacctttttatcaatattgtaTACCACCTATTGTAGCAGGAACTATTAGtattattgcattaaatttcattttttcttag
- the LOC107998595 gene encoding GPI inositol-deacylase isoform X2, with protein sequence MYFSGIPVLFIPGNLGSHEQVRSLASVSLRKSLKDRTPFHFDYFTVSIGKDYSALYGGVLIEETMYVSYCIQKILSLYKSKIDNIVLIGHSMGGIIAKGSVLMTPNINASVASIIITLATPHTPTLALDYTFVNYYKNLEKRLNDIKDAGINVISIGGGPRDTLITSTQILDPTADINVISNVIPDVWKSVDHLSILWCKQLVLSIVHSLFDSVNYAQKPPKIFSTTNERMQALSYHFYHRTSGKRLYFYKEIIQFETDGEWIENIQRHYTWSNKNSFKKTSSIYLMIRLSGQPDYLTIDTKNLESKDWLFACTASNIQGQSRICNWGWNLTNKTRILSDPLHRIRKTVDLNLQEIKYPGVTHIVIRITPENLEKYVTINVDLYSYDTRFIFIKNNLFLLKNLFILPQIKKSHPGHIRYYASFDNFVDVIAVELKASGCTDPKHAIVELIEPWSIGVTQIQFFTVIDNGPKMMKIQTKNKYSNISPNLRITLDPACSYVINIQKGGIIDQISCIVRDRWYLLYTTIISLLLLFLSTRINHGHNQTPIIIITIFLSFCYNLIFECLIALAIICVFTIGLCCCIIFFGSVAHNIAVRFLARVITFSTTWSDWLLGGLNQLPFITTILVLSLIPATCGALAMLISIFLYFLNLTKMYEDYLEELLMASLQHFNWIRHFRSTKDNSEDTRQKIFNHLIFFILWCFTAIPAVPSVLVWAKNFSYNMKLSSEDSLLLQSWIILVTCSTMGWVQLPSNNHKSRSQILSSILCFLGWVVLLMGAAPHPPFYQYCIPPIVAGTISIIALNFIFS encoded by the exons ATGTACTTCTCAGGAATACCTGTACTTTTTATACCTGGCAATCTTGGATCTCATGAGCAAG TAAGATCTCTTGCTTCTGTCAGTTtgagaaaaagtttaaaagatagGACtccatttcattttgattattttactgTTTCAATAGGCAAAGATTATTCTGCTTTATATGGAg gtGTATTGATTGAAGAAACAATGTATGTTTCATattgtatacaaaaaatattaagtttatataaatctaaaatagatAACATTGTGCTTATAGGACATTCAATg ggAGGTATTATAGCTAAAGGTTCTGTTTTGATGACTCCAAATATAAATGCTAGTGTtgcaagtattattattactttagcTACTCCTCATACACCTACATTAGCATTGGACTAtacttttgttaattattataaaaatttagaaaaacgcttaaatgatataaaagatgcAGGAATAAATGTGATATCAATAGGAGGTGGACCACGAGATACACTCATAACATCAACACAAATTTTAGATCCTACAGcagatattaatgttatttctaATGTTATACCAGATGTTTGGAAATCTGTAGATCATCTTAGTATTTTATGGTGTAAACAATTAGTATTATCTATTGTGCATTCATTATTTGATTCTGTTAATTATGCTCAAAAACCacctaaaatattttctacaacTAATGAAAGAATGCAAGcattatcatatcatttttatcat cgTACTTCtggaaaaagattatatttttataaagaaataatacaatttgaaaCTGATGGTGAATGGATAGAGAATATTCAAAGACATTATACATggagtaataaaaattcatttaaaaaaacatcttCTATTTATCTTATGATTAGATTAAGTGGACAACCAGATTATTTAACTATTGatactaaaaatttagaatctaaAGATTGGTTATTTGCATGTACAGCATCTAATATACAAGGACAATCAAGAATttg caATTGGGGTTGGAACTTgacaaataaaacaagaattttatCAGATCCTTTACACCGTATAAGAAAAACTgttgatttaaatttgcaaGAGATAAAATATCCTGGTGTAACACATATTGTAATAAGAATTACAccagaaaatttagaaaaatatgttacaataaatgtagatttatattcttatgatacaagatttatatttattaagaataatctatttttattgaaaaatttatttattttacctcaaataaaaaaatctcatcCTGGacatattagatattatgctagttttgataattttgtagATGTTATTGCTGTTGAACTTAAAGCATCTGGATGTACGGATCCAAAACATGCAATTGTTGAATTAATAGAACCATGGAGTATTGGAGTTacacaaattcaattttttacagtTAT agatAATGGAccaaaaatgatgaaaattcaaactaaaaataagtattctaatatttctccaaatttaagaataactCTAGATCCTGCATGttcatatgtaattaatattcaaaaaggtGGAATTATAGATCAAATATCTTGTATTGTAAGAGATCGCTGGTATTTATTGTATACAACAATTATTAGTttacttttgttatttttgtctACAAGAATCAATCATGGCCATAATCAAactccaataataataattacgatatttctgtcgttttgttataatttaatatttgaatgtttAATTGCTTTGGCAATTATTTGTGTATTTACTATTGGACTCTGCTGTTGCATTATATTCTTTGGCTCAGTAGCTCATAATATTGCTGTgag atttctagCACGTGTAATAACTTTTTCAACAACATGGTCAGATTGGCTGCTTGGAGGATTAAATCAATTACCATTTATTACTACAATTCttgttttatctttaattccaGCAACATGTGGAGCTTTAGCTatgttaatttctatttttctttattttttaaatttgacgaAAATGTATGAAGATTATTTAGAAGAACTTTTAATGGCTTCATTACAACATTTTAATTGGATAAGACACTTTAGAAGTACAAAAGATAATTCTGAAGATACaagacaaaaaatattcaatcatcttattttttttatactttggtGTTTTACTGCTATTCCAGCTGTACCATCTGTACTTGTTTGGGCAAAAAATTTCag TTACAATATGAAACTTTCTTCGGAAGATTCTTTATTACTTCAAAGCTGGATAATTTTAGTAACATGTAGTACAATGGGATGGGTGCAGCTTCCttctaataatcataaaagtcGATCtcaaatattatcaagtatattatgttttttaggTTGGGTAGTACTTTTAATGGGAGCAGCACCTCATCCacctttttatcaatattgtaTACCACCTATTGTAGCAGGAACTATTAGtattattgcattaaatttcattttttcttag
- the LOC107998595 gene encoding GPI inositol-deacylase isoform X3: MYVSYCIQKILSLYKSKIDNIVLIGHSMGGIIAKGSVLMTPNINASVASIIITLATPHTPTLALDYTFVNYYKNLEKRLNDIKDAGINVISIGGGPRDTLITSTQILDPTADINVISNVIPDVWKSVDHLSILWCKQLVLSIVHSLFDSVNYAQKPPKIFSTTNERMQALSYHFYHRTSGKRLYFYKEIIQFETDGEWIENIQRHYTWSNKNSFKKTSSIYLMIRLSGQPDYLTIDTKNLESKDWLFACTASNIQGQSRICNWGWNLTNKTRILSDPLHRIRKTVDLNLQEIKYPGVTHIVIRITPENLEKYVTINVDLYSYDTRFIFIKNNLFLLKNLFILPQIKKSHPGHIRYYASFDNFVDVIAVELKASGCTDPKHAIVELIEPWSIGVTQIQFFTVIDNGPKMMKIQTKNKYSNISPNLRITLDPACSYVINIQKGGIIDQISCIVRDRWYLLYTTIISLLLLFLSTRINHGHNQTPIIIITIFLSFCYNLIFECLIALAIICVFTIGLCCCIIFFGSVAHNIAVRFLARVITFSTTWSDWLLGGLNQLPFITTILVLSLIPATCGALAMLISIFLYFLNLTKMYEDYLEELLMASLQHFNWIRHFRSTKDNSEDTRQKIFNHLIFFILWCFTAIPAVPSVLVWAKNFSYNMKLSSEDSLLLQSWIILVTCSTMGWVQLPSNNHKSRSQILSSILCFLGWVVLLMGAAPHPPFYQYCIPPIVAGTISIIALNFIFS, encoded by the exons ATGTATGTTTCATattgtatacaaaaaatattaagtttatataaatctaaaatagatAACATTGTGCTTATAGGACATTCAATg ggAGGTATTATAGCTAAAGGTTCTGTTTTGATGACTCCAAATATAAATGCTAGTGTtgcaagtattattattactttagcTACTCCTCATACACCTACATTAGCATTGGACTAtacttttgttaattattataaaaatttagaaaaacgcttaaatgatataaaagatgcAGGAATAAATGTGATATCAATAGGAGGTGGACCACGAGATACACTCATAACATCAACACAAATTTTAGATCCTACAGcagatattaatgttatttctaATGTTATACCAGATGTTTGGAAATCTGTAGATCATCTTAGTATTTTATGGTGTAAACAATTAGTATTATCTATTGTGCATTCATTATTTGATTCTGTTAATTATGCTCAAAAACCacctaaaatattttctacaacTAATGAAAGAATGCAAGcattatcatatcatttttatcat cgTACTTCtggaaaaagattatatttttataaagaaataatacaatttgaaaCTGATGGTGAATGGATAGAGAATATTCAAAGACATTATACATggagtaataaaaattcatttaaaaaaacatcttCTATTTATCTTATGATTAGATTAAGTGGACAACCAGATTATTTAACTATTGatactaaaaatttagaatctaaAGATTGGTTATTTGCATGTACAGCATCTAATATACAAGGACAATCAAGAATttg caATTGGGGTTGGAACTTgacaaataaaacaagaattttatCAGATCCTTTACACCGTATAAGAAAAACTgttgatttaaatttgcaaGAGATAAAATATCCTGGTGTAACACATATTGTAATAAGAATTACAccagaaaatttagaaaaatatgttacaataaatgtagatttatattcttatgatacaagatttatatttattaagaataatctatttttattgaaaaatttatttattttacctcaaataaaaaaatctcatcCTGGacatattagatattatgctagttttgataattttgtagATGTTATTGCTGTTGAACTTAAAGCATCTGGATGTACGGATCCAAAACATGCAATTGTTGAATTAATAGAACCATGGAGTATTGGAGTTacacaaattcaattttttacagtTAT agatAATGGAccaaaaatgatgaaaattcaaactaaaaataagtattctaatatttctccaaatttaagaataactCTAGATCCTGCATGttcatatgtaattaatattcaaaaaggtGGAATTATAGATCAAATATCTTGTATTGTAAGAGATCGCTGGTATTTATTGTATACAACAATTATTAGTttacttttgttatttttgtctACAAGAATCAATCATGGCCATAATCAAactccaataataataattacgatatttctgtcgttttgttataatttaatatttgaatgtttAATTGCTTTGGCAATTATTTGTGTATTTACTATTGGACTCTGCTGTTGCATTATATTCTTTGGCTCAGTAGCTCATAATATTGCTGTgag atttctagCACGTGTAATAACTTTTTCAACAACATGGTCAGATTGGCTGCTTGGAGGATTAAATCAATTACCATTTATTACTACAATTCttgttttatctttaattccaGCAACATGTGGAGCTTTAGCTatgttaatttctatttttctttattttttaaatttgacgaAAATGTATGAAGATTATTTAGAAGAACTTTTAATGGCTTCATTACAACATTTTAATTGGATAAGACACTTTAGAAGTACAAAAGATAATTCTGAAGATACaagacaaaaaatattcaatcatcttattttttttatactttggtGTTTTACTGCTATTCCAGCTGTACCATCTGTACTTGTTTGGGCAAAAAATTTCag TTACAATATGAAACTTTCTTCGGAAGATTCTTTATTACTTCAAAGCTGGATAATTTTAGTAACATGTAGTACAATGGGATGGGTGCAGCTTCCttctaataatcataaaagtcGATCtcaaatattatcaagtatattatgttttttaggTTGGGTAGTACTTTTAATGGGAGCAGCACCTCATCCacctttttatcaatattgtaTACCACCTATTGTAGCAGGAACTATTAGtattattgcattaaatttcattttttcttag
- the LOC107998594 gene encoding E3 ubiquitin-protein ligase CHIP, protein MSKMYTTANLSDKELKEEGNRLFNLHKYEDAAHCYTKAIIKNPTQALYFTNRALCNLKLKRWESSCLDCRRALDIDPCLVKGHFFLGLALLEMELFDEAVKHLQRAVDLAKEQKLNYGDDMTSILRQARKRCFQLREEQRIAQDIELQSYLNQLIVEDAERSLAALKEQEAVKDADSKSEGEASSIEFTRKKEEIEEKRDTCMAHLNDLFAKVDERRRKREVPDYLCGKISFEILQEPVITPSGITYERKDIEEHLQRVGHFDPVTRVRLTQDQLIPNLAMKEVVDTFLQENEWALYY, encoded by the exons ATGAGTAAAATGTATACAACCGCCAACCTCTCTGACAAAGagttaaaagaagaaggaaatcgACTTTTCAATCTTCACAAATATGAGGATGCTGCACACTGCTACACCAAAGCAATT ATTAAAAATCCAACCCAAGCACTATATTTTACGAACCGAGCGCTGTGTAACCTGAAATTGAAACGATGGGAATCATCCTGTCTAGACTGCAGACGTGCTCTCGATATCGATCCATGTCTGGTGAAGGGTCATTTTTTCTTGGGTCTAGCTCTGCTCGAAATGGAACTCTTCGATGAAGCTGTGAAACATTTACAAAGAG CTGTGGATTTGGCCaaggaacaaaaattaaactatgGAGATGATATGACCAGCATTTTAAGGCAAGCACGAAAACGTTGTTTCCAATTGAGAGAAGAACAGAGAATTGCTCAAGATATTGAATTACAATCATATCTGAATCAATTGATAGTAGAAGATGCTGAACGAAGTTTAGCTGCTTTAAAGGAACAAGAAGCAGTTAAAGATGCAGATAGTAAAAGTGAAGGAGAAGCCTCATCTATTGAATTtacaaggaaaaaagaagagatagaagaaaaaagagatacaTGTATGGCTCAccttaatgatttatttgcaaaagtgGATGAAAGAAGAAGG AAAAGAGAAGTACCTGATTATTTATGTGGAAAAAttagttttgaaattttacaagaaCCTGTAATAACACCAAGTGGAATTACATATGAACGAAAAGACATTGAAGAACATTTACAAAGGGTGGGACACTTTGATCCAGTTACTAGAGTTCGTTTGACTCAGGATCAATTAATCCCTAATTTAGCAATGAAGGAAGTAGTTGATACATTTCTACAAGAAAATGAGTgggcattatattattaa
- the LOC114577635 gene encoding uncharacterized protein LOC114577635 isoform X2 — MLQCVGLKLQNFITLLQLKQQFLVRHHTIFYTILRRKTYSNLSVIMASKCFKGNNDHYNGITIDSNEESCTSQVFAHRLAASLQEWIQNKKRTIWFRVYLSHSEWIPILVKEGFKFHHAKQEYVMLYRWLVNEECNIPHYAHTNLGIGGFVYNEETQEVLVLKEKYVNKKAMWKLPGGYVNPGENLEEAVKREILEETGIQTIFKCIISFRHIHDYSFNCSDIYMVAYLTPLNFDIKKCEKEISECRWMKLMTDKLTRKMEERICH; from the exons atgttgCAATGTGTAGGATTGAAACTTCAAAACTTCATTACGTTGTTACAATtaaaacaacaatttttaGTGAGACACCATACTATCTTTTACACTATATTGCGTCGTAAAACATATAGTAATCTTTCTGTAATTATGGCATCGAAATGTTTTAAGGGGAATAATGATCACTATAATGGCATAACTATCGATTCAAATGAAGAATCTTGCACGTCTCAAGTATTTGCTCATCGTCTTGCag catCTTTACAAGAGtggatacaaaataaaaaacgcaCAATATGGTTTCGCGTATATTTATCACATTCAGAATGGATACCAATACTTGTGAAAGAaggatttaaatttcatcatgCAAAACAAGAATATGTTATGCTTTATCGATGGTTAGTTAACGAAGAATGTAATATTCCACATTATGCACATACAAATTTAGGAATTGGTGGGTTTGTTTATAATGAAGAAACTCAAGAAGTTTTAgttcttaaagaaaaatatgtaaacaAAAAAGCTATGTGGAAATTACCAGGTGGTTATGTCAATCcag gagaaaatttagaagaagctgtgaaaagagaaattctaGAAGAAACTGGTATACAAACTATTTTTAAGTGTATAATAAGTTTTAGACATATTCATGACTATTCATTTAATTgttctgatatatatatggttgCTTATTTAACTCCtcttaatttcgatattaaaaaatgtgaaaaagaaatttctgaaTGCAGATGGATGaag tTAATGACTGACAAACTCACAAGGAAAATGGAAGAACGTATATGTCATTAA
- the LOC114577635 gene encoding uncharacterized protein LOC114577635 isoform X1 — protein MLQCVGLKLQNFITLLQLKQQFLVRHHTIFYTILRRKTYSNLSVIMASKCFKGNNDHYNGITIDSNEESCTSQVFAHRLAASLQEWIQNKKRTIWFRVYLSHSEWIPILVKEGFKFHHAKQEYVMLYRWLVNEECNIPHYAHTNLGIGGFVYNEETQEVLVLKEKYVNKKAMWKLPGGYVNPGENLEEAVKREILEETGIQTIFKCIISFRHIHDYSFNCSDIYMVAYLTPLNFDIKKCEKEISECRWMKVNDFLKHSDVHENNRLIAKKMLEFFKHKIGIIAEYNRHSITNKPICIYSISKINNI, from the exons atgttgCAATGTGTAGGATTGAAACTTCAAAACTTCATTACGTTGTTACAATtaaaacaacaatttttaGTGAGACACCATACTATCTTTTACACTATATTGCGTCGTAAAACATATAGTAATCTTTCTGTAATTATGGCATCGAAATGTTTTAAGGGGAATAATGATCACTATAATGGCATAACTATCGATTCAAATGAAGAATCTTGCACGTCTCAAGTATTTGCTCATCGTCTTGCag catCTTTACAAGAGtggatacaaaataaaaaacgcaCAATATGGTTTCGCGTATATTTATCACATTCAGAATGGATACCAATACTTGTGAAAGAaggatttaaatttcatcatgCAAAACAAGAATATGTTATGCTTTATCGATGGTTAGTTAACGAAGAATGTAATATTCCACATTATGCACATACAAATTTAGGAATTGGTGGGTTTGTTTATAATGAAGAAACTCAAGAAGTTTTAgttcttaaagaaaaatatgtaaacaAAAAAGCTATGTGGAAATTACCAGGTGGTTATGTCAATCcag gagaaaatttagaagaagctgtgaaaagagaaattctaGAAGAAACTGGTATACAAACTATTTTTAAGTGTATAATAAGTTTTAGACATATTCATGACTATTCATTTAATTgttctgatatatatatggttgCTTATTTAACTCCtcttaatttcgatattaaaaaatgtgaaaaagaaatttctgaaTGCAGATGGATGaag gtgaatgattttttaaaacattcagatgtacatgaaaataatagattgattgcaaaaaaaatgttagaattttttaaacataaaataggAATTATTGCTGAATATAATAGACACTCTATAACAAACAAACCTATctgtatatatagtatatctaagattaataatatatag